The genomic region GTTTTATTTACATTCAAAATTTCATCAGAAAATTCTAACTTTCAGATTAAAATAGATAGTAAAATATGCATTCATTGGGAAGCATCTCCAAATAATCAAACCTAAACGGCACTTATTCCCAAATtatgcaaattttaaaaacaataagggtaaattacataataccccctcaggtttgaggtctattacaaCCCCATAcaacaactttaaaacatttcactttcatacctcacctactattttatttcaatatagtacctctgttacatttttcatccattaatCCGTTAAGAGATGACGTGACTGCCACATTTGTACCATGTGGCtgccatgtggcaaaaaaatttaaactttattttttttaaaaacctaaatcttctcaaaaaaaaaaaaaaaaaaaaaaaaactaaaaatcgcAGAACCCACCCCACCTTCCCCACAACCTCTCCCCACCCTTCTTCTCCCTCCTGAGCCGAGCCTCCCAACCACTTTCCTCTTCTCCACTCTCATCACCTAATCCCTCGTTATCGTGTCCGCATCCCAACGCGATTTTGTTAATCGAGCCCGAGAGCTGGCTGTAGGTGGAAGATCCGGCTGGGTTGAAAATCGGGTCAGATTGTTGGTAGCAATCGGAGCAGGGGCTGCACTGAAGCCAGTTGCCGTCGCTGCCGGTGTCGAGCACCATGTAGAACGACTTCGCTGGAGTCCCGACGCTGATCCTGGAGAAGTACTCGCCGCTGCCCTAGCTAACACCAGAGACCACAGGGGTGGAGAGGTCCTGGGGTTGGATCTCGGCGTGCATGGGCTCGAGTTCCCCTCTTTTTATCCCCTGAAGTGCCAGCTGGAGCTTGGTGTGGAGTGAGTTCACTCGAAATTCAAGAACATTAAGAACCTACTGAGGAGGGTAATTGGGAGTGTAGAGCCTCATAATGTGACGCTGTGTCTCGTAAAACACCGTGCGAGTTGCTTCGTCCATGGCGTAATGATTCGGCGTCGTTTTTCCACCCTCCAAGATCTCAAACACTAGACCTCAAAAACCACACCCGCATCTCAAATTCCACAttttacagagagagagagaggttgagCTGGGACGCGCTGAGGGGTGCTCGGGTGGAGGGGTGGATGGGTGGAGGGGATGGATGGAGGGGTGAAGGGGATAGACGTACGGGAAGGAAGAGATGGGTAGGGGTGGGGGTGGGATATGGGGTTGCGGGGAATGATTTCTAGGTTTGggtttttctggtttttttatttttttttaatttataattttttataatagggttaatattataatatttttaatgtataaaaaattatttttttgccacatgGCTGCCACATTAGCACAAATGTGGCAACCACGTCATCTCTTAACGAaccaatggatggaaaatgtaacggatgtattatattgaaataaaatagtatgtgATGTataaaagtgaaatgttttaaataatagacctcaaacctgaggggatattatgtaatttacccaaacaataatgttattcttaccatatttttgtGCCACAATTgtataccactttaggtggcatctgatgtggatagccacatcatctaaattaattagcatttaatttcaaaatgttaattaataattaataaaaagattgttaattaaatgatgattatggtaTACAAGAGTCTCATTCTTCCACTtaagattatttaagtgttttaattaataaaaagattgaaattaaataatgtagCTTGTCCAACTCAtatgccacctaagatggtaaaaAAATATGGTAAGAATATCATTACTCTTTTAAAAATGGACTTCTAGTTGAACATATGTACTAGCAGTATAGCAAtaatttttgtcttttattGGGTGCATCAGTGATTAGTGTATTTGGAAAGTCATTGGCCTCCTATAATTTAAAATAGGGATCTTTTGATATAGGCGCctcagttttgaattttctagatcAAACATTCATGCATTTGagtgatttgattaaacttttttttgttataattttagTGCTATTTGCACATTTAGTACGTTAAGAAaaaataggattgagaataatataaacgtaccaatacacaatgtgtacaaaattaaacgtaccaaaataaaaataatgtaccaatattaacaataagtatcaaatcaaatgtaccaaaattgcaaataaacataccaattaattatatttgtaaattcaaacgtacccgcagataatatatacgtaatttattgtacctaataataattcgtcaacaactatacttgaaaaaacagaagaaaaaatatatataatttcacaaaaaaaaattgaaaacattacacggagcttttatgttgatcaccaactatttgaaaaaagaaaaaaaccatttggaaaaagaaataatattaaatgtttgcataacaaaaaaaaaaaaaaaaaaaaaactatgatcgaaaaaatatatttggaagaagagaaaatatagtttaattactaatatctTCACTAAATAAGGAAAAGAGCATCATGCcgataaaatgataaattcaaaaaagtattttaattttaaaaatagagGTGATTATTGGTCAaaacactttaatcaaattttaaaaagacacagatgtttaatctaaatgatatagaaaaactGTAGGAAATTCTAATTTTCTATTTCAAATAAATGTGTggtatatttttaatattgtaAGTTTTGATTGAATTAAATCAAAGATTCCTAATTTTTATGGACGTTTTGAAATAATTACACAACAGAGAAAGAGTTTATCGTGGTCaagttaatttttatgtttaattctTTATAAAATGGACATAAGTTAATTCCAAGATTCTCATAAGAAGTACAATTATATACttgcaaaaaaaagaaaaaaaaaaaactactcaGACAATACATAATAACGTCGttctccttctttcttcttaatttgtttgttcAACAAATTGCATTTAACATAAATACCATGGCAGGTAAACTTAAtttgtatgaacacattttgtATTTGGTCATCTGGGATACAGAGACATACCAAGACAAGGACAGTTCTTCCACTCCTCATGATGTGATTTAAGGATTTCCCTTgctttgtctttcaagtatggAGCACAGTCAACTTGGAGCAAAGTACAAAGCCTACGCACAGCTCCAACCTCCAACATCTCCTGAAGCACCAAGTTGGTTCCTGAGTACTTGCTTACCATAGAAAGGATCAAAACTGCTCGGTCATCAGTTGTTGGAGAAACCCTAAGGAGTCTCTTTGACACAACAGAGATGCCTCCTTTGTGACTAAGAAACTGGGCTCTCCCATCAGCACAAGAACACAAATGAAACAATATACCAAAAATGAGCTCTGTTCTCTTTTCTggagcaccaaattcaagctcGATGAGCTCGTAAACAGCCCCGGCTTCGACCATCTTGATTCGATTTCTTCCCCAAGGACAAGCGTCTAACATGACATGTAGAGCTGCATTCACCCCTTGTTGTGTGACCCCATTTCTCAAAATCCCAAcaagtttcttaaaaaaattagggtttagggtttccaGCACGGTTGAGTTTGCCTTTTGGATGATATTTTTGAGCACCAACACCGCTTGCGTACTGACCGCGATTTGATTCTCCGTTTCGCAACCAAAAACCCATGTCAACGAATTGATGATCTGATCGTTTTCCATAAAGAGACGGTTTAATTCTTCGGACGAAATCCGAACAAAGTGAAGTATGCTAAGGGCGTCTTCTAGGCCATCCACCTGGCCGTTCTTGTAACATATGTTCGTAATGAAAAACAACATGGCCTTAGCCACTCCGGCTTCCACCATGTACTTCCTATTCCCTTCGTTTTCCACCGCGAGGAGCTCCAACTTTTGAATAATCTTCAGCTGGAGCTGAGGGTGCCAAAGGTCCTTGAGGAGTTTGAGGACTTGAGCCTTGTTGAGAGGTGGTTTCGGAGTTGGTATTCGATCAATGCCGTAGGAGGCATTGTCAGTGCACCACGCCTGAATTAAGCGGCGCAACGTGTGGTTGGGGGTTAGTTCGGAGTCTTTCGGGAGCGGCTGTTTGGTGGCAGGACATGTGATGTTCTTGCTCTGGAATAGCCAGTGCTCGATACTCTCCCGGTCATACGTGATACCTGTAATGGTTGTCACAGGGTCTTTCATGATCTGAAGAGATATTGGGCAGATGAAATACTGAGGAACTTCTATATCatccatgaaaaaaaaagtggTTGTATAATTAACAAATGACAAAATTTGATGGAGGGTATAAGAACTAAGAAGCTGGAAATTAGATTAAATGATGAAGATATTGATACATTGTGTGGAAGGAGGGAAAGTTTTGTTCTTGTGGGAGGTGGTAAGAGTATGCGGCTATATAATTAACCAaggtgatgagagagagagagagagagagagagagagagtaggggTATTTCCATGGAGTCGTCAtacatatctatatatatggAGTGTGATTGGGACAATTATACTAGCTAGCAGGTAATACGAGTCCATTCTAAGGCCAGCGTTGAGTagtcaaaaggaagaaaagtgtGGCCAGATGTTCAGAGCTTCAAATTAAAAGGAACACGGAATGGTGAGGAGCAATGGACTGGGACCTTTAATGTCATTCTCCTTTTTTATTCGAGTCAAATATATATGGGGATATCAGGAATATAATATTTGTACGAAAACTGAAACTCAACCGACTTGATATTAATAGCTTAAAATATCTTAGTTAAATAAACACCACAACTTAGTGatatttgtgataaaattttgatatttaattaTGACTGATTCATTATATAAGTTGTTTAATTACCATTATTCTTTTAGTAAAACATCGTTCAACACAGAAGGCTTCATTAGACcagcaaagtaaaagaaaatgatagaaTATGGTTTCAACTAAGCAATAACCATTATTAATTCTTGGTCACAAAAGGCTTCTAAATTTACGTAGTGTAGGATCGCATTCCAATCAGTTGGTACACCTCATGATCGACACACACATAACAAAATCACTAAACTTCACATGCGGATGTATAACCCTAATCATGCAGTTTATTGATTGTACCCGGtctaaattttttgtttgaatgtggGATCTATTTTTATGATTTACATTTAATAACTCACACCATATTTGTTTTCTATAAAGTACAGTATATCATGTTCACCAATCATTATGTATatacaaggttctaaaagatacTGGGCGCTAGTCGACTGGCAGGCTGGggcctaggcggactaggcggatttaagtaaatctattatatttcgtgtaaataagtgtctgtttatacttaaaatatatataatttcatcataaactacaaaatagaatgacatatatattatgaagtattatgaaaatatggggaacatacatataatgtgtgttcatttaagtattcaacaagtcacttacaatttattgaaaaacaaattgcaaaatgaaagttatctattttctgtataagtgagtcgcaacctaggcaggtgcctaggcGGGTATGGGTGAGCTAGGCGAGTGCCTAGGCGCTCTAGGCGGGTGCCTCAACAagtctaggcgccctttcttaactttcaaatgcctagacattaatcgggacggtggccagctgcctagcgcctaggcggggtCTAGACGGCTCTATATGGAAATTTTTAGAACGGTGTGTATATACAAGCTTGTAACTATttcattctttaaaatatatacaatataacacataaattaataaCACCAAATTATTTCTCCAATATAAAAATTTCTCATGGTATATCCCTTTAATTTATATGGTACTAGCCTCTTGCCATAGACGTACTtgacttttttcttttaattatttatttttctgtttgaaaaaaaaaaaacaaaaaaggaaaaagcaaagcaataattattatttataataaataataaacttaTTAAGTACTCACAGTCCCACTCTttggttgtttttatttttattttttgtgaatttgtttttcttttgaaatccTAATGAGAGATGGACAATTTTAAGATTATGAAAACTTCAACATTTTTGCCTTcttcctttatatatataagatCATTTTAGTTTTCTCTTTTTAGGATTCCACCCAGTTGTAAGTAGGGCACATCTTCTAGATCCCAAAACGCAACCAAATGAGTTTGATTTGTGGACGTAGCTCAGGGGATAAGGTTATGGCATGTAGTGACATACATGCAGAACACGAAACTTCCTAAAGCGAGAAGCTCCATTATCTAGTCAAAAAGGTCGAGTCACCTTGAGGTCCTTGCATTAAATGATCATCTAATTAGTAAATGGATACTAGTAGTCTGGTACTGGTTGAGGCTACACGCATATCACATTCTTGCCTCATTGTAACTCCCCACCTCCCACTTTATTAATTTCACATTTCACATTCCATGTTgtcatttgtttaattttcttttgtaaaaaaaaaaaaagaaaacaaaaacaaaaaaaagagagaaagaaagaaagaaaagaaaaagggagcTTCTTCATTGCATCAAGTCATTGAATGTAAAAAGTATATCCCTTGATCCCAAGTCATTGAATAATAATATACCGCTTTATATTAATGTTTATTTTGGGCTGAGCTAGAATTTGTTCTCGGCCCAGTAATCTTCTTCTAGAATTATCATGGGTCGTCCAGTCAGGATTGGCCGAATCCTATTGCAGGATGGATTGGTTTAGATAGCCGAATCCTATTGCAGGATGGATTGGTTTAGATAAGGTGGAGTAGTCGAGACCTAGTGCAATAAGGAGTCTTAAGAGGCTAAGGATGCTGAGACTTAGGGGATGAATTTGGTTTGATGATTAGCTCGGTTCAAAGTCCTTATGGAGTTAGGACTGGCCGAAACCTAATCATATTAGGTTGAGAAGTTCTAATCCGGGTATGATTTTAGCCTGGCTATGAAGGGTTTCGCTACTATAAGAGGATGAAGCATGCATTCAAGCCTCTCGAATTCAACACAtaaactgccctgcgcaaactctAGCTCTACGCTAAACCtttcaacaaccttgagatttttattttcttttttctcgccaacacatctttagtttggataaacagcactgtgaaggcaaccggtgacatcttcaatttggataaacaacattggaGCCATAGAATCAGCCGATCAAGGAGCATATTCAagttggataaacaacattgcttcgagaccgactggttatttatccaagtctcggtcgataAGGATTtttgagtccttgttggtagaggtcatctcatcagccttctcggcgaagtgaggtgttacaggttatTACATTCGACACATTGAAAGGCGAATATGATatttgaacttcgcagaactagcaggcttgtcttcaggctctagaacccgaaggccaagacatgttccttcctcggccgcagtcacGAGATCAAGATGCCAAGAGGGCGCTCAACGCCACActaacatattttactccccgactaagctcggccgacgagttggtaCGCCCCACATATaatcgaatgacgtagttagcttactaaTTGCTCGGCCTGCATgtcacgtaggcttggtagtttttagggtcaacattttagCATGCCCAGTGGGACCCAATATTAAAGCTACGAAGTTCATGACTATTGGGACACGatcagtaaaaaagaaaacagtcatgggaaagtcaacgacgAACCTTTCATTCCATAACCCAGGACAAGATGACTTATCACAAGCACAAAATCCTCATGTTGCCGTGACACCTGAGGCCATAAGCACGACACGCCGAGAAAATGAACTTAGTCTCAGTGGTTAGCCTCGTGGTGCAAAAATCCCTAACAAAACCAAGGGTGTTTTCATTGAAGGGATAGTAGAGGATTGCAATGAGGATAATGGTAAAGTCTCTGATCCACCAACTAGTTTGTTTCTTCGAAGACGGCTTGAAGAGCAATCTCGGCAATTTGAACAGGTATTCAGCCGAAAAGTAAAAAACATACTCGTAAAGATGCATGATAATAACGCTATACAAAACAAATGACTTGAACTATTGGTTAATAAAGTCCACGAAGGTGGACCCGCTGATCATTCCTGATAACCTCCACTTAAGAACAATCAGTTACCAATGATACAGGCTGAGATATGATCTACTTAGCTCTAAACAATCGACTTGGAAAAAAGAGGAGGATCAAGCAATAGATCAAACGGATCTGACCAGAGAACAGAAACGACGTCTGTTGATGTGGTCGAaatccagagaatgattgattcggccttaaaaaaaaggccaaagtttccaaaattcattcatccataTCCAGCCTTCGTGGAGAAATTCGAGTACCCCAAGGGATTCAAAATTCTGGACTTCAGCCTTTTTGCTGGAGAATCATCTCTATTGTCGTTAGAACACGTAGCTCAATTCACTGCTAAGTGTAAGGACGTTAACAACGACTTCCATAAGCTATGGTTGTTCAACTTCTCGCTAACCGGCTCGGCCTTCGCGTGGTATATCAACCTCCCGCCCAACTCCGTCCAAAGTTAGGAGGAATTAGTCGAGAAGTTTCATGAGCAGTTCTATCGACTAGGGTGGACGTATCAATGTCTtccttggccaggatggctcaagcctCTGACGAACCACCAATAGAATACCTTACGATGTTTAAATCGGCCAGAAATTGGTGCAAAATACCTCTCCCTGAAGTAGAGTTCGTTAGGCTCACTCTAAATGGCATAGATGTAGAGTGCAAAAAGAAACTCATGAGGGCAAAGTtacgagatatgtacgaactggcTCAATATGTCgagcaatatgattattttttcTGAGAAGAGAAGATCTCGAAATCCCCATCCTGAGGAACTATCTACAAGAACCCTACGGTCAGTTATGCATCGACCAATAGGGAAGCGTCCCAATACGACAGCATAAATGCGGCCAAGATAGTGATTGACAAACCATATATATGCAAGGCGTTAACTCACGCTAGCTCCAAAGATGTCAAAACCTGCTTGGCCCCTATGGGAATTGCCTTTAAAACATCAAAGGTCTACACCTTCGACATCACCAAGGCCGATGCCATCTTCGACCAATTATTGCTCGCGAAAATTATCAAGCTTCGGCCAGGGCATAACATTCCTAAAACCAAAGACTTAAAAGGAAAACCTTATTGCAAATATCACAACTCAAACAAACATACGAAAAACAACTGTGTCATATTTCGCAATGCCATCCAAAGCTGGATTGATAATGGCAAGTTCAAATTTCCTAAAAAACAAATGGTAGTTGATGCTGATCATTTCCCTTCGGCAACGGTAAGCATGGTAGATGCTCATCTacccaaaaacaaaggaaaatgaaaGGCCGAGTTCATTCCAATGCAATTCATCCCAAAGCAAAACTCTTAGCCATGATTGATAAttgatttgttttcaaatgAGCCGCCCAAAGACTTTTAAGGACCGGCTATCGTCGAATCTATGTTAGATTCTAGCACAAAGGAAGCGGATGGACATATGGTTTTATGTAGTTGGTGCAAAGCAAGCATTATCTTAATTGAGCCAAATGAGAAGCCACTTCGGGCTACAATACCACAACACCTCAAAAGATGCTCGGCATAGGCCATCGCCATAAAGTTTTGGATAAGCTCGGCCCTCAAACAAGGAATGATGGTCCTCTTTCAGCTAGACGGCGCCTTGATTTTGATGCACCATtttataatgaggattattatgCGCACAACTTTAGCAGTTCGAGTTCATCCGCGAACAAGAAAACCTTCAAGCCACCTGAGCCACGTAACTAACATTGCTATAGCAAAAATGCCGGTGCTAGCGAATAAACTGCATGGCTCACCGACAAGTGGCCTGGGTTACCTCGGTTACTAAATGGCAACCGAAAGAAAAAACAGGTGGTGAAGATGATTGACAACCTCCGACAATCACGACTTTGAAACTATAATGGAAGAATCTGAGAAGCGCATCAAACTCCTTCTTCGGCATGGGGATATGAAAGCTCGTTTCAAGCACTTcaagaaggaagcagaaagtGAACTTCCTCTATTACCCTCACAAGAGCCATTAATTAAAGTCTGACAAAATCTTCATCCACCATTTCTCGACAAAGCTTTGGAATACATGAGAGAGTTTCACAAAAAACATTTTGCTAATGACCTGTACGGCCTACCAAAAGCTTGCCAAGAAACATTTGACCTGGCACTAACTTGTCCTGATGCCGAATAGATCATCTAGAAGACAATAGATCTGAGGATGAAGGCCAAGTTCTAACATATACGTGAGGCTCGAGTTCTCGACTTCGAGGTTGAACCATATACTGATATAGATACCGCCgaactttatttttttctcgAGGACCTCTAATATTTGCAATaccattttgaagtttttttagCTATGTCCCTCTTTGGCCTTACGACCAATGAAAAAAAGTGTGTAGCATGGTTAGATGCTTACCTGGACATAAGGGACTCCCGCATAGCCTAACAAGAGTGTACCCGTAAGGCGTCACAAGAGCAAAACCAAACCACAACGTCGAGGAAGTTCGTGGATAACGGTTAGAATGAAACAGGTTTGGTGGATGTACCATGGGTACAATTACTCACTGAAGCAGAAATTGATCAAGCAGAGGGTACTCAAGAGTAGGAGACCTTGCCTAAAAATCTAGAAGACAAAGAGCAAAAGGCCTCGCCTTAGAATATGGAGATTAGCATGGTCCATGTTTTACCTGCTGAATTTCAGCCAACCACATCCTAACTAAATTTCCTAGATGGTGATGTGgttgccgaggaagcaacacaagtcgACTTTGTCGCCACCAAGGAGGCTGAGCAAGTAAGCAAAAAAGATAAACTGAAGGTAGCTCTTGCCGAATTATTCCTCCTCTCTCATTCCGTTAATCTTCAACATTTAATGCCGTTATATGTTACAGCTCATATTGAAGGCTAGTCGATCTCCAAAATcgttgtcgactgtggagcaaCAGTCAACATCATGCCTGTTGCTATCATGAATGCATTACATCGTTCCAATGATGAACTTATTCCATCAGGGGTCACCATGAACAGCTTTTCTAGTGACAAATCCTAAACCAAGGGAGTGCTTCCGTTGGAAGTAAATATCGCAGGTCGTAACCACATAACCGCGTTTTTCATAGTCGATTCGAATACCAAGTATAATGGTTGCTCGGTCATGACCGGATCCATCAAACGAGCTGCATCCCCTCGTCGTTATatcaagtcctcatcttttgggatggcaaatcggtcgtggTTCATCCGGTTGATAATCAGTCGTTCGAAGCTAATATGATTTAGGCTCACTATTATGACGATAACGTCGGGTACATCACCttgcaaggttttaacgaggaaGGACGACCGACTTGGTTCTTAGTTCAGAATGTCATCGAGGTAGGCATTGAGATTGTTCACTAAGATTCGACGAGACTCGAATTGGCTGACCTGATGGTCGAACCCTGATGTCTAATACCAAACGAGACATGCGCTAGGCCACGGTTTCATCCATCATGGAATGACTACTGGCCTATTGGTATGTTATTTCCAAGCAACCAAATTCGAGAGTAAACCTAGTAGAGTTTCTTGCCGAATAGGACAATGGTCCAATTCTATCACTAGATAAGGTTCAAGTTACTCTGGCCTAGCTAAAAGACAGTCGGCCCTAAGTCAATAACCCTTTAgatgaaataaatgttggaacgACTGAAGACCCGCgacctttattttttattgctttGTTACCTCAACCTATGAAAACCGAGCTTTGTAATTTACTCAAGGAATTTAAGGATTGTTTCACTTGGAGTAACCATGAGATGCCTGGTTTAGACCGAACATTCGTCAAGCACGAATTACGCATCAAACTTAGTTGTAAAACGT from Pyrus communis chromosome 9, drPyrComm1.1, whole genome shotgun sequence harbors:
- the LOC137746193 gene encoding E3 ubiquitin-protein ligase PUB24-like, coding for MDDIEVPQYFICPISLQIMKDPVTTITGITYDRESIEHWLFQSKNITCPATKQPLPKDSELTPNHTLRRLIQAWCTDNASYGIDRIPTPKPPLNKAQVLKLLKDLWHPQLQLKIIQKLELLAVENEGNRKYMVEAGVAKAMLFFITNICYKNGQVDGLEDALSILHFVRISSEELNRLFMENDQIINSLTWVFGCETENQIAVSTQAVLVLKNIIQKANSTVLETLNPNFFKKLVGILRNGVTQQGVNAALHVMLDACPWGRNRIKMVEAGAVYELIELEFGAPEKRTELIFGILFHLCSCADGRAQFLSHKGGISVVSKRLLRVSPTTDDRAVLILSMVSKYSGTNLVLQEMLEVGAVRRLCTLLQVDCAPYLKDKAREILKSHHEEWKNCPCLGMSLYPR